A single genomic interval of Neosynechococcus sphagnicola sy1 harbors:
- the glgX gene encoding glycogen debranching protein GlgX yields MNRDISLGKSYPLGATVEPKGVNFCVFSKNATAIDLLLFDTADAPEPAQIFSLDPKQNKTFYYWHIFVSGITSGQIYAYRVHGPYMPELGLRFDGQKVLLDPYTRAIVGWHKYSREAAIHPGNNSAQALRSVVVDTQTYDWEGDQPLKTPYAASVIYELHVGGFTSHPNSQVSPEKRGTYAGLIEKIPYLKDLGITAVELLPIHQFDAQDAKPGLENYWGYSTMSFFAPHSSYSSRRDPLGSVDEFRDMVKALHRAGIEVILDVVFNHTAEGNHQGPILSLKGFENGAYYILEDNPVFYKNYSGCGNTLKANHEIVGRMILDCLRYWVAEMHVDGFRFDLASILSRSRSGEPLKDPPILWSIESDPLLAGTKIIAEAWDAAGLYQVGSFIGDRFAEWNGPFRDDVRRFVKGDPGMVPNLAARLMGSPDIYPQEHREPNRSINFVTCHDGLTLNDLVSYNFKHNQANKEDNRDGANDDHSWNCGVEGITENPEIAALRLRQIKNFLTILLVSQGTPMILMGDEIRHTQLGNNNAYCQNNELSWFDWSKLETHAELHRFVKEIIQFIQSLQIFQQERILAINYDGKRPYIAWHGVYLGMPDWGHDSHSLALTLHHPVYYEHLYIIFNAYWQPLKFELPPLDDPAEHWYQIVDTAQPAPQDICSIANAPQVRDAFYPVAPRSTVILRANFQCQIPESLES; encoded by the coding sequence ATGAATCGCGATATTTCCTTAGGGAAGAGCTATCCTCTGGGTGCCACTGTTGAGCCAAAAGGTGTCAACTTCTGTGTTTTTTCCAAGAATGCAACCGCCATAGATTTGCTGTTGTTTGATACCGCAGATGCGCCCGAACCCGCTCAGATTTTCTCCTTAGATCCAAAACAGAACAAAACGTTTTATTATTGGCACATTTTTGTTTCAGGGATTACTTCTGGACAAATTTATGCTTACCGGGTTCATGGCCCCTATATGCCAGAACTGGGGTTGAGATTTGATGGTCAAAAAGTTCTTTTAGACCCCTATACGCGGGCGATCGTGGGATGGCACAAGTATAGTCGGGAAGCAGCCATTCACCCCGGCAATAATTCTGCTCAGGCATTGAGGAGCGTCGTGGTGGACACCCAGACCTATGACTGGGAAGGAGATCAGCCACTGAAGACCCCCTATGCTGCAAGTGTAATTTATGAATTGCATGTTGGAGGTTTTACCTCCCATCCTAATTCTCAGGTTTCTCCAGAGAAACGGGGCACCTACGCCGGACTGATCGAGAAAATTCCCTACTTGAAAGATTTGGGAATTACGGCTGTCGAACTTCTCCCGATCCATCAATTTGATGCCCAAGATGCCAAGCCCGGTCTGGAAAACTATTGGGGCTATAGCACGATGTCTTTCTTTGCCCCTCACAGTTCCTATAGCTCCCGCCGTGACCCCCTAGGTTCTGTAGATGAATTTCGCGACATGGTGAAAGCACTCCATCGCGCAGGAATTGAAGTCATCTTGGATGTCGTTTTTAATCACACAGCTGAAGGCAATCATCAAGGTCCAATCTTATCTTTGAAAGGGTTTGAAAATGGTGCTTACTACATCCTTGAGGACAACCCCGTTTTCTATAAGAATTACAGCGGCTGTGGTAACACATTAAAAGCCAATCATGAGATTGTTGGACGGATGATCCTTGATTGTTTGCGGTACTGGGTTGCCGAGATGCACGTCGATGGATTCCGGTTTGACCTCGCATCCATTCTCTCTCGCAGTCGTTCCGGTGAACCCTTGAAAGATCCGCCGATTCTCTGGTCTATTGAGTCTGATCCCTTACTGGCAGGCACCAAAATTATCGCTGAAGCCTGGGATGCCGCTGGGCTTTATCAGGTTGGTTCTTTTATTGGCGATCGCTTTGCCGAGTGGAATGGCCCTTTTCGAGATGATGTCCGTCGTTTCGTCAAAGGTGATCCCGGCATGGTTCCCAACTTGGCGGCTCGTCTTATGGGTAGTCCGGATATTTATCCCCAGGAACATCGAGAACCCAATCGCAGCATCAATTTTGTTACCTGTCACGATGGTTTGACGTTGAATGATTTGGTGTCTTATAACTTCAAGCATAATCAAGCCAATAAGGAAGATAATCGGGATGGTGCCAATGATGATCACAGTTGGAATTGTGGGGTTGAAGGGATTACAGAGAATCCTGAGATTGCAGCACTGCGATTGCGGCAAATCAAGAATTTTCTGACCATCCTGCTAGTCTCCCAGGGAACGCCGATGATCCTGATGGGGGATGAGATCAGGCACACCCAATTGGGAAATAACAATGCATACTGTCAGAACAATGAATTAAGCTGGTTTGACTGGAGCAAATTAGAAACCCATGCTGAACTACATCGCTTTGTCAAAGAGATCATTCAATTTATTCAATCCTTACAAATATTTCAGCAAGAACGCATTTTGGCAATCAATTACGATGGCAAGCGGCCTTATATTGCCTGGCATGGGGTGTATCTAGGAATGCCCGATTGGGGACACGACTCCCATAGTTTAGCGTTGACGCTGCACCACCCCGTTTATTACGAGCATTTATACATCATCTTCAATGCCTATTGGCAGCCCCTCAAGTTCGAGTTACCGCCGTTGGATGATCCAGCTGAGCACTGGTATCAGATTGTGGATACGGCACAGCCAGCGCCCCAGGATATCTGCTCCATCGCCAATGCCCCCCAGGTAAGGGATGCGTTCTATCCGGTTGCCCCCCGCTCGACGGTGATCCTCAGAGCCAATTTTCAGTGCCAGATCCCCGAATCCCTAGAATCTTGA
- a CDS encoding LD-carboxypeptidase has protein sequence MQRCQLPDPLQPGDRLCVIAPSGALRSSEHQALQEGIAHWQARGYEVIGHWDSQWGYLAGSDSQRRQQLQEVWQDPHCRGLLCARGGFGSTRLLESWQWPPSDPRDRKWLIGFSDITSLLWSLSQQQIAGVHGPVLTTLAAEPDWSRQRLFAWVEQHQLPELRGVGWGGGRDGGCCCQEI, from the coding sequence ATGCAACGCTGCCAACTGCCTGATCCCCTTCAACCTGGCGATCGCCTGTGCGTGATTGCCCCCAGTGGTGCCCTGCGGTCATCCGAACACCAGGCATTGCAAGAGGGAATTGCCCACTGGCAAGCACGGGGATACGAAGTCATCGGCCATTGGGATTCCCAATGGGGATATTTGGCTGGCAGCGATTCCCAGCGTCGTCAGCAACTCCAAGAGGTCTGGCAAGATCCCCATTGTCGGGGTCTTCTTTGTGCCCGAGGTGGATTTGGGAGTACCAGACTCCTAGAATCTTGGCAATGGCCACCCTCTGATCCCCGCGATCGCAAATGGCTCATCGGGTTTTCAGACATTACCAGCCTGCTCTGGAGTCTTTCCCAACAGCAGATCGCGGGGGTACATGGCCCTGTCTTGACGACCCTTGCTGCCGAACCCGATTGGTCGCGGCAACGCCTGTTTGCCTGGGTTGAGCAGCATCAACTCCCCGAGTTACGGGGGGTGGGGTGGGGCGGGGGCAGGGACGGGGGCTGCTGTTGCCAGGAAATTTGA
- the trpA gene encoding tryptophan synthase subunit alpha, which produces MISVSQCFEQLRCHHRCALIPFLTAGDPDLATTAAALKVLDENGADLIELGVPYSDPLADGPVIQAAATRALQRGTRLDTVLEMVQTVAPTLRSPLILFTYYNPILNLGIAPFLAKVVQAGIKGLVVPDLPLEEAKPLLEQAQVAGIEVILLVAPTSSAERIQAIAASAQGFIYLVSVTGVTGVRSQIEARVQDLLSQLRQTTPKPIGVGFGISQPEQARQVQAWGADAVIVGSAFVQRLAAESPEAGLRAIAQFCQQLKAAIAPTPT; this is translated from the coding sequence ATGATCTCGGTTTCCCAATGTTTTGAGCAGTTGCGTTGTCATCATCGCTGTGCGTTGATTCCCTTCTTGACGGCGGGTGATCCGGATCTGGCAACCACCGCTGCTGCGCTAAAGGTTTTAGACGAGAACGGAGCTGACCTGATTGAGTTGGGGGTACCCTATTCCGATCCCTTGGCAGATGGCCCAGTGATTCAAGCAGCGGCAACTCGGGCGTTGCAGCGGGGAACGCGTCTGGATACGGTGCTGGAAATGGTGCAGACCGTGGCACCGACGTTGCGATCGCCCTTGATTCTGTTTACCTACTACAATCCAATTTTGAACCTGGGCATTGCCCCTTTCCTGGCCAAGGTGGTGCAGGCGGGCATTAAAGGTCTGGTGGTTCCCGACTTACCCCTCGAAGAAGCCAAACCACTTTTGGAGCAGGCGCAGGTTGCGGGCATTGAAGTGATTTTACTGGTAGCTCCTACGAGTTCTGCGGAGCGGATTCAGGCGATCGCCGCAAGTGCCCAGGGGTTTATTTACCTGGTTAGCGTCACGGGGGTCACCGGGGTGCGGAGTCAAATTGAGGCGCGGGTTCAGGATTTACTCTCTCAGTTACGGCAAACGACACCCAAACCCATTGGCGTTGGGTTCGGGATTTCTCAGCCAGAACAGGCGCGACAGGTGCAAGCGTGGGGCGCGGATGCGGTGATTGTTGGCAGTGCCTTTGTCCAACGCCTGGCCGCGGAGTCTCCTGAAGCGGGTTTACGGGCGATCGCCCAATTCTGTCAGCAACTTAAGGCAGCGATCGCCCCTACCCCCACCTGA
- a CDS encoding PP2C family protein-serine/threonine phosphatase yields MVKILIIDDDPTIRVLLTRTLQKQGYEVSVAQNGEEGVAKAHKLLPSLIICDWMMPVMDGLEVCRQIKANTELLTTFFILLTSRGALEDRIKGLDTGADDFLSKPIEMNELRARVSAGLRLHQLSQDLQLQKQRLEEELTEAADYVRSLLPPPMTGNITIDSRFIPSKQLGGDSFDYYWLNADELVIYLLDVSGHGVGSALLSVSVLNMLRSQSLNVPFNKPSAVLTALNDTFQMSRHKDLYFTIWYGVYHPSLRQLTYASAGHPPAILKYLNTDNTPQLRQLRTIGPPIGMLTDIKFVDDIYTIEAMSTLYIFSDGVYEICLENNIIWGLKAFIELLRSQQDLERSNLNQILHHIRTIGDKTTFDDDISLLQINFD; encoded by the coding sequence ATGGTTAAGATTCTGATCATTGATGATGACCCGACCATTCGGGTGTTGCTCACGAGGACTCTGCAGAAGCAGGGCTATGAGGTCAGTGTTGCCCAAAATGGGGAGGAAGGCGTAGCCAAAGCCCACAAGTTACTCCCCTCACTGATTATCTGCGACTGGATGATGCCCGTGATGGATGGGCTAGAAGTCTGTCGCCAGATCAAGGCTAACACGGAGCTATTAACCACTTTTTTTATTTTGTTGACATCCCGGGGGGCTTTAGAAGATCGCATCAAGGGCTTGGACACTGGGGCAGATGACTTTCTTTCCAAGCCGATTGAAATGAATGAACTCAGGGCTCGAGTCAGTGCCGGACTCCGGCTGCATCAACTTAGTCAAGATTTGCAGCTCCAGAAGCAACGACTGGAGGAAGAACTGACTGAAGCTGCCGATTATGTGCGCTCCCTGCTGCCACCACCAATGACGGGGAATATCACCATTGATTCTCGCTTTATCCCCTCGAAGCAACTGGGGGGTGATAGTTTTGACTACTACTGGTTGAATGCCGATGAATTGGTGATCTATCTCCTGGATGTTTCCGGTCATGGGGTGGGATCGGCTTTGCTGTCAGTGTCTGTCTTGAATATGTTGCGATCGCAGTCCTTGAATGTGCCGTTTAACAAACCAAGTGCGGTCTTGACAGCCCTCAATGATACCTTTCAAATGTCGCGCCACAAGGATCTCTATTTCACCATCTGGTACGGTGTCTATCATCCTTCTCTGCGTCAGTTGACCTATGCAAGTGCCGGACATCCCCCGGCAATTCTCAAGTATTTAAACACAGATAATACGCCTCAACTACGTCAGTTGCGCACGATTGGCCCACCGATTGGGATGCTAACAGATATCAAGTTTGTCGATGACATCTACACGATTGAAGCCATGAGTACGCTGTATATTTTTAGTGACGGAGTCTATGAAATTTGTCTGGAAAATAATATCATCTGGGGGCTAAAAGCCTTTATCGAACTGCTCAGAAGCCAACAAGATTTGGAACGATCTAACCTGAATCAAATCTTGCATCATATCCGGACAATTGGTGATAAAACCACCTTTGATGATGATATTTCCCTGCTCCAAATTAACTTTGATTGA
- a CDS encoding STAS domain-containing protein — translation MPEQLTLTVSLRGTREVRDNSQIFRLTGLLDAFSEPTFRKVVSKCIEDGPANIVLDLSTIDFVDSSGLGALVQLAKKAQSSGGTLQIVTNARVTQTVRLVRLEQFLALQPSVDVALTNLSKS, via the coding sequence ATTCCTGAGCAGCTTACCCTGACCGTTAGCTTAAGAGGCACGCGCGAAGTCAGGGATAATTCTCAAATTTTTCGCCTCACAGGTTTATTAGATGCTTTTTCAGAACCAACTTTCCGAAAGGTGGTAAGTAAGTGTATTGAAGACGGCCCTGCCAACATTGTTTTAGACTTATCTACCATTGACTTTGTGGATAGCTCTGGTTTAGGAGCACTGGTGCAGCTGGCCAAGAAAGCTCAGAGTTCAGGGGGAACCCTGCAAATCGTCACCAATGCTCGGGTTACTCAAACGGTACGCCTAGTAAGGTTAGAGCAATTTCTAGCGCTGCAGCCATCTGTTGACGTAGCTTTGACCAATCTCTCTAAGTCCTGA
- a CDS encoding HEAT repeat domain-containing protein, which translates to MQALESSEVVVQQAAIAALGEIHDLEAVDAILSFAQAEDWLVRQRLAEALGNLPTPKSLSALKYLEKDSHPQVSAAAQISLQRLQTANSAST; encoded by the coding sequence ATGCAGGCGCTGGAAAGTTCTGAGGTCGTGGTACAACAGGCTGCGATCGCAGCCTTGGGCGAAATTCACGACCTTGAGGCCGTCGATGCCATTCTCAGCTTTGCCCAGGCAGAGGATTGGCTTGTGCGTCAACGCCTAGCAGAAGCCTTAGGTAATCTTCCCACACCCAAAAGCCTCTCTGCTTTGAAATATCTTGAGAAAGACAGTCATCCTCAGGTGTCAGCCGCAGCCCAAATCTCATTGCAAAGATTACAGACCGCCAATTCCGCAAGCACTTAA
- the plsY gene encoding glycerol-3-phosphate 1-O-acyltransferase PlsY: MLGLAASALLLILAYLLGSIPTGYLAGRWLKGIDIREQGSGSTGATNVLRTLGKVPAVTVLIIDALKGAAAIALVRGVYGLETFRAITTDLSGMGTSLLPWMLTLAGLLAILGHSKPVWIGFKGGKSVATSLGVLLALSWQVGLATLGVFLGVLALSRIVSLSSILAAIAVGGWMYGFAQPLPYLLFAIAGGLYVIERHRGNIQRLMAGTEPRLGQKLPQENQS, translated from the coding sequence ATGCTGGGACTCGCTGCAAGTGCTTTACTGCTGATTCTGGCGTACCTGTTGGGATCAATCCCCACGGGATATTTGGCGGGTCGCTGGCTGAAGGGAATTGATATTCGAGAACAGGGTTCCGGTTCCACAGGAGCGACAAATGTCTTGCGCACCTTGGGAAAAGTACCGGCAGTTACAGTCCTGATCATTGATGCCCTCAAGGGTGCAGCTGCGATCGCCCTGGTACGGGGGGTCTATGGTTTAGAAACTTTCCGTGCCATCACAACAGATTTGAGTGGGATGGGAACCAGCCTGTTGCCTTGGATGCTTACCCTGGCTGGACTGTTGGCAATCCTGGGTCACAGCAAACCCGTCTGGATTGGGTTCAAGGGGGGAAAATCAGTGGCAACGAGTCTCGGCGTTTTGCTAGCCCTCTCTTGGCAAGTCGGTCTGGCAACTTTGGGGGTATTTCTGGGGGTTTTGGCCCTCTCACGAATTGTCTCTTTAAGCTCAATCCTGGCAGCAATTGCTGTTGGGGGCTGGATGTACGGGTTTGCCCAGCCCTTACCCTACTTGTTGTTTGCGATCGCTGGGGGACTGTATGTCATTGAGCGGCATCGGGGAAATATTCAGCGCCTCATGGCTGGCACCGAACCACGTCTGGGGCAGAAACTTCCTCAAGAAAATCAATCCTGA
- a CDS encoding potassium channel family protein: MSNLIYALFIAVAIYVMGGRIYQAERVTIDVIRGGICIYLLIGSLWFLFYSSIELLDQSAFSHLTQRHGIYPMMYFSFTTLTTLGYGDILPTQGLAMFLANVESVLGQLFPAIFIARLVSLYIVHDRQD, translated from the coding sequence GTGAGTAATTTAATTTACGCCCTTTTTATTGCAGTGGCTATTTATGTGATGGGGGGGAGGATTTATCAAGCGGAGCGGGTAACTATCGACGTGATTCGTGGGGGAATCTGTATTTATCTTCTGATTGGGAGTCTCTGGTTTCTCTTTTATAGCAGCATCGAATTACTCGATCAGAGTGCCTTCTCCCACCTGACTCAACGCCATGGCATTTACCCTATGATGTATTTTAGCTTCACAACCCTGACAACCCTGGGCTATGGAGATATTCTTCCCACTCAGGGATTAGCAATGTTTCTGGCCAATGTAGAGTCGGTGCTGGGTCAACTGTTTCCAGCGATATTTATCGCTCGATTGGTTAGCCTCTACATTGTTCATGATCGTCAGGATTGA
- a CDS encoding HEAT repeat domain-containing protein, with the protein MTNLSLEEIALQLESQNSRDRMLALASLRDVSAEAAVPLIKKVLQDASLQIRSMAIFALGLKPTAECFPILVESLASDPDYGIRANAAGALGYLEDGRALEPLTYALYEDTEWLVRFSAAVSLGNLKRSPCPYGINAGAGKF; encoded by the coding sequence ATGACAAACCTCAGCCTGGAAGAAATTGCCCTGCAACTGGAGAGTCAAAATTCCCGCGATCGCATGTTGGCATTGGCTTCCCTCCGAGATGTGTCGGCGGAAGCAGCTGTGCCTTTGATTAAAAAAGTGCTGCAAGACGCTAGTCTACAAATTCGCTCCATGGCGATCTTTGCACTGGGGTTAAAGCCCACGGCAGAATGCTTCCCTATCCTAGTCGAGTCCTTGGCATCCGACCCTGATTATGGGATTCGAGCCAATGCGGCGGGTGCTTTAGGATACTTGGAGGATGGACGCGCCCTGGAACCCCTAACCTATGCGTTGTATGAAGATACCGAGTGGTTGGTGCGATTCAGCGCTGCGGTGTCCCTTGGCAATTTAAAACGATCCCCGTGCCCATACGGTATTAATGCAGGCGCTGGAAAGTTCTGA
- the carA gene encoding glutamine-hydrolyzing carbamoyl-phosphate synthase small subunit, whose protein sequence is MLPAAKPALLVLADGTTYRGWSFGAAGTTIGEVVFNTGMTGYQEVLTDPSYRGQIVTFTYPELGNTGVNTEDEESHQPHIRGAIARNISSRPSNWRSTQSLPDYLKQHHIPAIYGIDTRALTRKIRSVGAMNGGISTAILDPSELIARVQAAPSMSGLNLVQEVTTRESYEWFESTPSCWEFNPATQLQQLGDDSLMVVAIDFGVKRNILRRLASYGCRVMVVPANTPAAEILKYDPDGIFLSNGPGDPATVTEGIATTRALLSSQKPMFGICMGHQILGLSLGAATFKLKFGHRGLNQPAGLEQHVEITSQNHGFAIDPASLNEAEVEITHLNLNDQTVAGLRHKSLPLFSVQYHPEASPGPHDADYLFGQFLQAMVAYRQQRKTVIPLSESAL, encoded by the coding sequence ATGCTGCCTGCTGCGAAACCTGCCCTGCTTGTTCTGGCCGATGGTACAACTTATCGAGGTTGGTCTTTTGGTGCAGCCGGTACGACCATTGGCGAAGTCGTGTTCAATACCGGAATGACGGGCTATCAAGAAGTCTTGACTGACCCCAGTTATCGGGGACAAATTGTCACCTTCACCTATCCTGAGTTGGGGAACACCGGGGTCAACACCGAAGATGAAGAATCTCATCAACCCCATATTAGAGGGGCGATCGCCCGCAACATCTCCAGCCGACCGAGTAACTGGCGCTCCACCCAATCCCTGCCGGACTACCTGAAACAGCATCATATTCCGGCTATCTATGGCATTGATACCCGTGCCCTCACCCGAAAAATTCGCTCGGTCGGGGCGATGAATGGAGGGATTTCCACCGCAATTCTCGATCCATCAGAGTTAATAGCGCGGGTACAGGCAGCTCCCAGTATGAGCGGCTTAAATCTCGTCCAGGAGGTGACTACCCGTGAGTCCTACGAGTGGTTCGAGTCCACCCCGAGCTGCTGGGAATTTAATCCTGCCACCCAATTGCAACAGCTGGGGGATGATTCCTTAATGGTTGTTGCAATTGACTTTGGGGTTAAAAGGAATATCCTGAGACGGCTTGCGAGTTATGGCTGTCGGGTAATGGTGGTTCCGGCTAACACTCCTGCCGCCGAAATTCTCAAATATGACCCAGATGGTATTTTCCTTTCTAATGGCCCCGGAGACCCCGCCACAGTAACGGAAGGGATTGCCACGACCAGGGCACTCCTGAGCAGCCAGAAACCTATGTTTGGCATCTGTATGGGGCATCAAATTTTAGGATTATCCCTGGGGGCTGCAACCTTCAAGCTCAAGTTTGGGCATCGGGGCTTAAACCAACCCGCAGGGTTGGAACAGCACGTGGAAATTACCAGCCAGAATCATGGGTTTGCTATTGATCCGGCTTCTCTCAATGAAGCAGAGGTGGAAATCACCCATCTCAACTTAAATGACCAAACGGTGGCTGGGTTGCGCCATAAATCTCTGCCGCTATTCTCGGTGCAGTATCACCCCGAGGCCAGCCCTGGCCCCCATGATGCCGACTATTTATTTGGGCAGTTTCTGCAAGCCATGGTGGCCTACCGCCAACAGCGGAAAACAGTCATTCCCCTTTCAGAGTCTGCTTTATAA
- a CDS encoding NblA/ycf18 family protein, protein MSQSIELSLEQKFSIRSFENQVEKMSREQAQHFLVQLYEQMMVRETMYKHFLKQEWGLETGPRF, encoded by the coding sequence ATGAGTCAGTCCATTGAGTTATCTCTGGAACAGAAGTTCAGCATCCGATCCTTCGAGAACCAAGTAGAAAAGATGAGCCGTGAGCAGGCTCAGCACTTTCTGGTGCAACTCTATGAACAGATGATGGTGCGGGAAACCATGTACAAACACTTTCTCAAGCAAGAGTGGGGCTTAGAGACTGGCCCCCGCTTTTAA
- the mnmA gene encoding tRNA 2-thiouridine(34) synthase MnmA, which yields MDSRDLFQTQIIDYLVQGYSAGVTPLPCSQCNKSVKFGPMLHYARETLGTERIATGHYAQVSYHPQTGRYQLLRAVDRSKDQSYFLYDLSQEILAACEFPLGSQTKAATRQIAVEFGLHTAEKPESQDLCLVEAHGSMQSFLDQYIPPQTGEIVDQSGKVLGTHAGVHHYTIGQRKGLGIAAAQPLYVIALDAARNRVIVGDRSSALQSSCTVQQVNWVSIAPPIAPIRAEVQIRYRSAAVPVTVIPLKGELADSRVKLAFDELQVSVTPGQAAVWYDGETLLGGGIIEPLAPEGDC from the coding sequence GTGGACAGTCGTGATCTGTTTCAAACCCAAATCATTGATTATCTGGTGCAGGGCTATAGCGCTGGGGTAACTCCCCTACCCTGCTCTCAATGCAATAAATCCGTCAAGTTTGGCCCCATGCTGCACTACGCCCGTGAAACCTTGGGAACGGAGCGAATCGCAACCGGCCATTATGCCCAGGTGAGTTATCACCCCCAAACCGGGCGTTATCAGTTGCTGCGAGCCGTCGATCGCTCGAAGGATCAATCCTATTTTCTCTACGACCTCAGCCAGGAAATTTTAGCCGCCTGTGAGTTTCCCTTAGGTTCCCAAACCAAAGCAGCCACGCGGCAGATTGCAGTGGAGTTTGGCTTGCACACCGCTGAGAAACCCGAAAGTCAAGATCTCTGTCTGGTCGAAGCCCATGGATCGATGCAGTCTTTTCTCGATCAGTACATCCCACCTCAAACTGGAGAAATTGTGGATCAGTCGGGCAAAGTGTTGGGCACCCACGCAGGGGTGCATCACTACACCATTGGTCAGCGGAAGGGACTGGGAATTGCGGCGGCTCAGCCATTGTATGTGATTGCCCTGGATGCGGCTCGTAATCGGGTGATTGTGGGCGATCGCTCCAGCGCTCTCCAGTCTAGCTGTACCGTCCAGCAGGTGAACTGGGTTTCCATTGCCCCCCCGATAGCTCCGATTCGTGCCGAAGTGCAAATTCGCTATCGATCGGCAGCTGTGCCCGTGACCGTGATTCCCCTAAAAGGTGAACTAGCCGACAGCCGAGTTAAGCTGGCGTTTGATGAACTGCAAGTGAGTGTCACCCCTGGTCAGGCAGCGGTCTGGTACGACGGGGAAACCTTACTAGGTGGGGGCATTATTGAACCCCTTGCCCCTGAGGGTGATTGCTGA
- a CDS encoding response regulator produces MASFQKTVLMLQPSVRQGEVWRIAMLSQDIKAIWEKGDGDLVQMLDQIEASGAELPQLLLIDISAQSINPYAFCRWCREQRPDLKIILTSANQKEISATERRWAIYQGAQDLLPGFQQETLLTSVTTGINRVMEVLDCGPLQQERLAQILVSLTAVVDGRLHGATPVAATVSSAPVPAQPSISSNPGGNNRVFYPELPVPAPLPQVAKPAAQRKTKTYRGVSY; encoded by the coding sequence ATGGCTAGTTTTCAAAAGACAGTCTTGATGCTGCAACCATCGGTGCGCCAGGGAGAAGTCTGGAGGATAGCGATGTTATCCCAAGATATCAAGGCAATTTGGGAAAAGGGGGATGGTGATCTGGTACAGATGTTAGATCAGATAGAAGCCTCTGGCGCAGAACTTCCCCAACTGCTGTTGATTGACATTAGTGCTCAGAGTATCAATCCCTATGCCTTCTGTCGTTGGTGTCGAGAGCAACGCCCTGATCTCAAGATTATTTTGACCAGTGCCAACCAAAAAGAGATCTCAGCTACGGAGCGCCGCTGGGCAATCTATCAGGGAGCGCAAGATCTACTCCCCGGTTTTCAACAGGAAACGCTGTTGACCAGTGTGACGACGGGGATTAATCGCGTCATGGAAGTCTTAGATTGCGGCCCCCTACAGCAAGAGCGCCTCGCCCAGATCTTGGTTTCCTTGACCGCTGTCGTGGATGGTCGCCTTCATGGAGCAACGCCAGTGGCTGCAACGGTGAGCAGTGCACCAGTTCCGGCTCAACCATCCATATCCTCTAACCCTGGCGGGAATAATCGTGTTTTTTACCCAGAATTGCCCGTACCTGCCCCTCTGCCTCAAGTAGCAAAACCAGCCGCCCAACGGAAAACCAAAACCTACCGTGGTGTTTCCTATTAG
- a CDS encoding DUF3007 family protein → MRKIDVILIGLGAFAAGGLLYWTLQLLGLNSQSAGIWSQGLLVMGLMGWVLTYLFRVSTHRMTYNQQLKNYEDAVLQKRFAELSPAELAQLQAEIIQEKQQAIDADPSRGNPS, encoded by the coding sequence ATGCGAAAAATCGATGTGATTTTGATTGGTCTGGGTGCTTTTGCCGCCGGAGGTCTGCTTTACTGGACGCTGCAACTCCTCGGTCTTAACAGCCAGAGTGCTGGCATTTGGAGCCAAGGTTTGTTGGTGATGGGGCTGATGGGCTGGGTATTGACCTACCTATTTCGGGTCTCTACCCATCGGATGACCTACAATCAGCAATTGAAAAACTACGAAGACGCGGTGCTCCAAAAGCGTTTTGCCGAACTCAGTCCAGCAGAATTGGCGCAACTACAAGCTGAAATTATTCAGGAAAAACAACAGGCTATTGATGCCGACCCCTCAAGGGGGAACCCATCTTAG
- the ndhL gene encoding NAD(P)H-quinone oxidoreductase subunit L, which yields MPDLIIIAGLYLVLGSAYLVVVPFLLYFYLRSRWYVASSLERGFMYFLVFFFFPGLLLLAPFLNFRPQPREIVG from the coding sequence ATGCCGGATCTGATCATTATTGCTGGTCTCTATCTTGTGTTGGGCAGTGCTTATCTAGTGGTTGTGCCCTTCTTGCTCTATTTCTATCTGCGGAGCCGCTGGTATGTTGCCAGCTCCCTAGAGCGGGGGTTTATGTACTTCTTGGTTTTCTTCTTCTTTCCTGGTTTGTTGTTGCTGGCTCCCTTCCTCAACTTCCGTCCCCAGCCTCGCGAGATTGTCGGCTAA